One genomic segment of Pirellulales bacterium includes these proteins:
- a CDS encoding integrase core domain-containing protein — MMEHIGNTLADETIVAVSKMKDPPVWLGELERSRTRHPKDNAGLERFNRTLQEEFLREGNAVANPIEFNRRLTQWLIEYNFFRPHAALGYKCPIQVMAPAQEALPMYPSPTTGAAN; from the coding sequence ATGATGGAACACATCGGTAACACTTTGGCAGATGAGACGATTGTTGCGGTGAGCAAGATGAAGGATCCGCCGGTGTGGCTGGGAGAGTTGGAGAGGAGCCGCACCAGGCATCCGAAAGACAATGCTGGGCTGGAACGCTTCAATCGAACGCTTCAGGAGGAGTTTCTCCGCGAAGGCAACGCAGTGGCTAATCCGATCGAATTTAACCGCCGCCTGACCCAATGGCTGATTGAATACAACTTCTTCCGTCCGCATGCTGCGCTGGGCTACAAGTGTCCGATTCAGGTGATGGCACCGGCTCAAGAAGCGTTACCGATGTATCCGTCACCTACAACCGGCGCGGCTAATTAG
- a CDS encoding N-acetyltransferase has product MTDHPHQLYAVDFTEADQVRLAGFSCGDAIWSRHVAEWIRGSDVLDSMKKGTRVWLFETAEGEIVGFGSIGTTRWRWPPPDGSYTTIVLIPMLGLDVRFQGQPPDPDWKYARQIMSHLIAEAQQLVQAWPGAPEAKPQWFVLLVHRDNARAIRFYEKCGFELIPGVVRRNDHVVMKLWLGEPTT; this is encoded by the coding sequence TCGCTTGGCCGGCTTTTCGTGTGGTGATGCGATCTGGTCCAGGCATGTCGCCGAATGGATTCGCGGTTCGGACGTGCTCGATTCCATGAAGAAGGGAACACGGGTCTGGCTGTTTGAAACCGCCGAGGGCGAGATCGTCGGATTCGGTTCGATCGGCACCACGAGGTGGCGCTGGCCGCCGCCCGACGGATCGTACACGACGATTGTCTTGATCCCGATGCTGGGGCTGGATGTACGATTCCAGGGGCAGCCCCCCGATCCCGACTGGAAATACGCGCGGCAGATCATGTCGCATCTGATTGCCGAAGCGCAACAATTGGTGCAGGCATGGCCGGGTGCCCCTGAGGCGAAACCACAATGGTTTGTGCTCTTGGTGCATCGTGACAATGCCCGGGCGATTCGGTTTTATGAAAAATGCGGCTTTGAACTAATTCCCGGCGTAGTGCGCCGCAACGACCACGTGGTCATGAAGCTCTGGCTGGGTGAACCGACTACATGA